cccccccagctgagCTACGCCGAGGCTCTGTGCCGCCCGGCGCCCGAGCTGGCCGCCATCCACGTCTCGCTGGCCACCACCTTCGGCGACCTGCAGCAGCCCGCGCGCGCCGAGCACCATTACCGGCAGGAGCTGGCCCTGCACCACGGCGACCCGCTGGAGGTGAGCCAggaccccccccaaaaaaaacgGGCACGGGGGGGACCCCCTTCCCCCCGGGAAATAAAAGGGCACGGGGCCGGGAACCCCCCCGGCTCGCCCCGGTGCCGACGGGTGGCCGCGTGCAGGAGGGGAGGACGTGGCTGAGCATAGCGCTGGCCAAGGAGGAGGCCGGCGAGCCCCGCGCCGAGGTGGAGGCCTGCCTCGGGACGGCGCTGGAGCgggcggaggcggcgggggaGCTGCGGCTGCAGGTGAGGGCGCGGGGCGAGCGCGGGGCCACCGGGCCGGCACGGTGCCACGGCGCCGACCCGGTGCCG
This genomic window from Oxyura jamaicensis isolate SHBP4307 breed ruddy duck unplaced genomic scaffold, BPBGC_Ojam_1.0 oxyUn_random_OJ68162, whole genome shotgun sequence contains:
- the LOC118159163 gene encoding tonsoku-like protein → HWSYWEALAIPAGNWEALGALEVPGAGALSPLTPLPPPQLSYAEALCRPAPELAAIHVSLATTFGDLQQPARAEHHYRQELALHHGDPLEEGRTWLSIALAKEEAGEPRAEVEACLGTALERAEAAGELRLQVRARGERGATGPARCHGADPVPRCCRGVTALTQCHGADSVPR